In Helianthus annuus cultivar XRQ/B chromosome 8, HanXRQr2.0-SUNRISE, whole genome shotgun sequence, a single genomic region encodes these proteins:
- the LOC110869582 gene encoding protein FAR1-RELATED SEQUENCE 5-like, producing the protein MIFVPFTGVDNHKQCVTFGAGLLFNETTESYKWLLESFLKAHKKQPKLVLTDQDPSMKAAISEVFTDSRHRLCMWHIMKKLPTKIAGDLLQNSELRALMHRLVWSIHMKPSTFETRWQLLMEEYGLQDHDWLNDMYSIRDQWVPAYFRDIPMCCLMKTTSRCESSNSSFKVNSSSANTLVQFMLCYETRIDNQRYRQRVAEFKTSSSVFMDSTDLAIEKHAFELYTHAISTEVRKEIYKGKLFCYIVNTEDCDDVCVYYVNQLDKRNNATNTFTVKLELSNQSVSCSCNNFIRIGYLCRHIFCVYRVNNIERIPAQFVVKRWSRDVLPKSLFSIESRYGVDTRPQAAARSQILEIVTECVDALRSDVGGLSSFAEQIKEPKCKLLNGGPVDDEANNDNYAAVEELLGVSLDGDVTLNNPDGIRNKGRGKRRRLSRAPQDGTSNSAVKPPKTPRLCRTCMKYVTGHDSRNCKKKKNKNKSGNEDEDEDSSSASQEST; encoded by the exons ATGATTTTTGTTCCTTTCACAGGCGTtgataatcataaacaatgtgtGACATTCGGTGCTGGCTTGTTATTCAATGAAACCACTGAGTCTTACAAgtggttacttgaatcatttctgAAGGCACACAAGAAGCAACCAAAGTTAGTTCTGACGGACCAGGACCCTTCAATGAAAGCTGCCATTTCAGAGGTTTTCACAGACTCTCGGCACCGCCTTTGCATGTGGCATATTATGAAGAAACTTCCCACCAAG ATTGCTGGAGACCTGTTACAAAACTCTGAGCTAAGAGCATTGATGCATCGTTTGGTGTGGAGTATTCACATGAAGCCATCTACATTTGAGACGCGTTGGCAACTTTTGATGGAGGAATATGGGTTACAAGATCACGACTGGTTGAATGACATGTACTCAATTAGGGACCAATGGGTACCTGCCTACTTCCGTGACATCCCAATGTGTTGTCTGATGAAGACTACATCAAGATGTGAAAGCTCTAACTCAAGCTTCAAGGTCAACTCTTCTAGCGCTAACACACTAGTTCAGTTCATGCTATGTTACGAAACTAGGATAGACAATCAGCGTTACAGGCAACGTGTTGCAGAGTTTAAAACTTCATCTAGTGTATTCATGGACAGTACTGACCTAGCTATTGAGAAGCATGCTTTTGAGTTGTATACACATGCAATTTCCACAGAAGTAAGAAAAGAGATATACAAGGGGAAGCTGTTTTGTTACATTGTAAACACGGAGGATTGTGATGATGTTTGTGTTTACTATGTGAATCAATTGGACAAACGTAACAATGCAACCAACACATTCACG GTTAAACTTGAGTTGAGTAACCAGTCGGTATCCTGTTCATGCAACAACTTCATCCGTATTGGATATCTGTGTAGGCACATTTTTTGTGTTTACCGGGTAAACAATATTGAAAGAATCCCGGCCCAGTTTGTTGTTAAGCGTTGGTCTAGGGACGTGCTTCCTAAAAGTTTATTTTCTATTGAGAGTCGATATGGCGTTGACACTCGTCCACAAGCTGCTGCGAGAAGTCAGATTCTTGAGATCGTAACTGAATGTGTGGACGCATTAAGAAGCGATGTTGGAGGACTTTCCTCTTTCGCCGAGCAGATAAAGGAACCGAAATGCAAGTTACTAAATGGAGGACCAGTTGATGACGAAGCCAACAATGATAACTATGCTGCTGTTGAAGAATTGCTTGGTGTTTCTTTAGATGGGGACGTAACTCTCAACAATCCAGACGGGATCAGGAACAAAGGACGCGGCAAACGCCGACGATTGTCTAGAGCACCTCAGGATGGAACGAGCAACTCTGCTGTCAAACCTCCCAAAACACCCAGGCTTTGCCGAACCTGTATGAAGTACGTGACTGGGCATGATTCAAGAAATTGCAAGAAAAAGAAGAACAAGAATAAATCGGGTAACGAGGACGAGGACGAGGACTCAAGCTCTGCGAGTCAGGAGTCCACTTGA